A part of Apostichopus japonicus isolate 1M-3 chromosome 10, ASM3797524v1, whole genome shotgun sequence genomic DNA contains:
- the LOC139974848 gene encoding serum paraoxonase/arylesterase 2-like gives MLLKSIAILAALFVIRYLAKQVLLLGFHKTAFTHWPGPCRSVSPVEHGAEDMVLTKNGLAIITSGIDVAYRGDVTDPRISAAPGKLFAFNFNKPEQNATALEFAIGTDSEFSPHGISIWEEGSETRIFVVNHRQDAETIEIFKLIGDIAKPKIEHIKSVQNPLFTSVNDVLATGPSSFYATNDGYLRFTAWRVLETLLSRPWGSVVHYDGSEAKVVVDSTFEYNGMGLSLDGQFVYIARPFSSSIMIYERSSETNDLAFHQEIAIGALPDNIFVHPVTGDLWSGCTAILHRLLAAFENIDNWAPSLVVRVRPLGTKDHPFEQFKVYDVFSDDGHIMSSSSSAAVVGNGLLIGSVMQKLVYCDMKVDSTLSRDTY, from the coding sequence ATGTTGTTAAAATCCATTGCAATTCTCGCCGCGCTTTTTGTAATTAGATACCTGGCTAAGCAGGTTCTATTACTTGGCTTCCACAAGACGGCTTTCACTCACTGGCCCGGACCCTGTCGCAGTGTTTCACCAGTAGAGCATGGAGCAGAGGATATGGTATTGACGAAGAACGGACTGGCCATTATTACGTCAGGAATCGATGTAGCATACAGGGGCGACGTAACCGATCCTAGAATATCAGCTGCGCCTGGTAAATTGTTCGCTTTTAATTTCAACAAGCCAGAACAAAATGCTACTGCACTGGAATTTGCAATCGGGACGGATTCCGAATTTTCCCCTCATGGGATAAGTATTTGGGAGGAAGGAAGTGAGACGCGTATATTCGTGGTTAACCATCGCCAAGATGCTGAAACCATTGAGATTTTCAAATTGATCGGAGATATTGCCAAGCCGAAAATCGAACATATCAAATCTGTACAAAATCCACTGTTTACAAGTGTTAACGATGTCTTGGCTACGGGGCCAAGCTCCTTTTATGCTACAAACGATGGCTATTTACGTTTTACCGCCTGGCGAGTTTTGGAGACGCTCCTTAGCAGGCCCTGGGGATCAGTAGTTCATTACGACGGTTCCGAAGCAAAGGTTGTGGTTGACTCTACTTTTGAGTACAATGGAATGGGACTCTCTCTAGATGGACAGTTCGTCTACATCGCAAGACCTTTCTCGTCTTCCATTATGATATACGAAAGGTCGTCAGAAACCAACGACCTGGCATTCCACCAAGAGATAGCTATTGGCGCTTTACCAGATAACATCTTCGTGCATCCTGTAACAGGTGACTTATGGAGCGGGTGCACCGCCATCCTGCATCGCCTCCTGGCTGCATTTGAGAACATAGACAATTGGGCACCGTCTTTGGTGGTGCGTGTACGGCCCCTTGGCACAAAAGATCACCCCTTTGAGCAGTTTAAGGTATATGATGTTTTCTCTGATGATGGCCATATCATGTCTTCGTCATCTAGCGCCGCAGTAGTGGGGAACGGACTTTTGATTGGGTCAGTCATGCAGAAACTAGTTTACTGTGACATGAAGGTGGATTCGACCCTGTCGAGAGATACATATTAA
- the LOC139975036 gene encoding serum paraoxonase/arylesterase 2-like, which produces MLLKSIAILAALFVIRYLAKQGLLLGFHKTAFTHWPGPCRSVSPVEYGAEDMVLTKNGLAIITSGIDVAYRGDVTDPRISAAPGKLFAFNFNKPEQNATELEFAIGTDSEFSPHGISIWEEGSETRIFVVNHRQDAETIEIFKLIGDIAKPKIEHIKSVQNPLFTSVNDVLATGPSSFYATNDGYLRFTAWRVLETLLSRPWGSVVHYDGSEAKVVVGSTFEYNGMGLSLDGQFVYIARPFTSSIMIYERSSETNDLAFHQEIAIGALPDNIFVHPVTGDLWSGCTAIGYRLLAAFENIDNWAPSLVVRVRPLGTKDRPFEQFKVYDVFSDDGNIMSSSSSAAVVGNGLLIGSVMQKLVYCDMKVDSTLSRDTY; this is translated from the coding sequence ATGTTGTTAAAATCCATTGCAATTCTCGCCGCGCTTTTTGTAATTAGATACCTGGCTAAGCAGGGTCTATTACTTGGCTTCCACAAGACGGCTTTCACCCACTGGCCCGGACCCTGTCGCAGTGTTTCACCAGTAGAGTATGGAGCAGAGGATATGGTATTGACGAAGAACGGACTGGCCATTATTACGTCAGGAATCGATGTAGCATACAGGGGCGACGTAACCGATCCTAGAATATCAGCTGCGCCTGGTAAATTGTTCGCTTTTAATTTCAACAAGCCAGAACAAAATGCTACTGAACTGGAATTTGCAATCGGGACGGATTCCGAATTTTCCCCTCATGGGATAAGTATTTGGGAGGAAGGAAGTGAGACGCGTATATTCGTGGTTAACCATCGCCAAGATGCTGAAACCATTGAGATTTTCAAATTGATAGGAGATATTGCCAAGCCGAAAATTGAACATATCAAATCTGTACAAAATCCACTGTTTACAAGTGTTAACGATGTCTTGGCTACGGGGCCAAGCTCCTTCTATGCTACAAACGATGGCTATTTACGTTTCACTGCCTGGCGAGTTTTGGAGACGCTCCTTAGCAGGCCCTGGGGATCAGTAGTTCATTACGACGGTTCCGAAGCAAAGGTTGTGGTTGGCTCTACTTTTGAATACAATGGAATGGGACTCTCTCTAGATGGACAGTTCGTCTACATCGCGAGACCTTTTACGTCTTCCATCATGATATACGAAAGGTCGTCAGAAACCAACGACCTGGCATTCCACCAAGAGATAGCTATTGGCGCTTTACCAGATAATATTTTCGTGCATCCTGTAACAGGTGACTTATGGAGCGGGTGCACCGCCATCGGATATCGCCTCCTGGCTGCATTTGAGAACATAGACAATTGGGCACCGTCTTTGGTGGTGCGTGTACGGCCCCTTGGCACAAAAGATCGCCCCTTTGAGCAGTTTAAGGTATACGATGTTTTCTCTGATGATGGCAATATCATGTCTTCGTCATCTAGCGCCGCAGTAGTGGGGAACGGACTTTTGATTGGGTCAGTCATGCAGAAACTAGTTTACTGTGACATGAAGGTGGATTCGACCCTGTCGAGAGatacatattaa